From Lolium perenne isolate Kyuss_39 chromosome 5, Kyuss_2.0, whole genome shotgun sequence, a single genomic window includes:
- the LOC127304216 gene encoding RING-H2 finger protein ATL39-like encodes MGRPIPSRFIHPAPPPSYAPTPTPPWHPPPPSSNQGGWFILALVGAFVVGLFYFFVCGTLSRHCEDRDRAEAAAAPPPAAPPPPPQLQPSRHYEELHRLRQATAVNPAARRRLPAFRYDRSVKHNVVDGGEEEPAAACPVCLGAFRLGETVRLLPMCLHLYHVECIDPWLDAHSTCPICRSDTVPRIDDVARR; translated from the coding sequence ATGGGTCGCCCGATACCGTCCCGGTTCATCCATCCTGCTCCACCACCGTCGTATGCACCAACACCGACACCACCATGGCATCCTCCGCCGCCGTCTTCAAATCAAGGAGGCTGGTTTATCCTCGCCCTCGTCGGTGCATTCGTGGTGGGGCTGTTCTATTTCTTCGTCTGCGGCACCCTCAGTAGGCACTGCGAAGACCGCGATCGCGCTGAGGCGGCGGCAGCACCACCACccgccgcccctccgccgccgccgcagctgcAGCCTAGCCGGCACTACGAAGAGCTGCATCGTCTTCGCCAGGCCACGGCCGTGAATCCGGCGGCCCGTCGTCGTCTACCGGCGTTCAGGTACGACCGGTCCGTGAAGCATAACGTGGTGGACGGAggggaggaggagccggcggcgGCGTGCCCGGTGTGCCTCGGGGCGTTCCGGCTCGGGGAGACCGTGCGGCTGCTGCCGATGTGCCTGCACCTCTACCACGTGGAGTGCATCGACCCGTGGCTCGACGCGCACTCGACCTGCCCGATCTGCCGCTCCGACACCGTTCCGAGGATAGACGACGTTGCCCGGCGGTAG